The sequence GCAACAAGCTGTGGTTGAAAGTAGCACTCAAACAGGTAGATAATATATAACATTAGGCCACAATACTTGAATGAACTACTCGGGTATTAGATAATCAAAATACAGATCAGGCTGCCATTGTAGTAACCTGCACCTCGAACACCGGTTGGGAGTAATGAGTATGAGCGACGAAACAGTACTGCCCCTGCAGTTTACCGAGGCAGCGGCAAAAAAAGTGAAACTGCTGATTTCTGATGAGGAAAATCCAAATCTGAAGCTGCGGGTTTACATCACCGGTGGTGGATGCAGCGGGTTCCAATACGGCTTTACTTTTGATGACCAGATAAACGATGGTGATATGACCATTGAAAAGCAAGGTGTTGAACTGGTCGTTGACCCAATGAGCCTGCAATATCTGGTTGGCGGTGCAGTGGATTATACCGAAGGGCTGGAAGGTTCTCGCTTTATTGTGACAAACCCAAATGCGAAGAGCACTTGTGGGTGCGGTTCTTCTTTCAGCATTTAATTTACCCTTAACAGCAATTTATTCTTAATAGCAATGAGTTAGGGTATAAGAGCACGGCTAAATTTTCGATAAAAAAAACCGCAGCTTTAACAACTGCGGTTTTTTTATATCTGAATATTACCATTCTACAGTAATCAATTGCGCCATCTGGTCGGCACGGGTTTTGCTAACATGTGGGTCATTTGATGCAATAAAAGAATGGCTGATTTTAGGTTCCGCAACCAATCCGTTTCCTCTATGACACTGTATTTCTGGATAATTCATTTTTGGATCATTCACTACGTGTTCGTTTTGATTCGGCGATTGCACCTGGCAAGATGGCACTATAGTCAGATGTAAATCTATTGTGCCGCTTAGCCCCTGGGCTAGCGACGGACTGACAAGAAAGACCAGCCAAAACATCAACATAAAATATTTCATGATTTTATAACTACATTATTTTTAACTGCCGCCACCCGAGTCGGTAGCGATAACTCTAAACATCGGCTAATTATTTAAAAACTTGAAGATTTAACTCACACTAAAATACGTATTTCATCTTAAATTACAGCGCTAATAAGAAGCCTTGTAGACTCGGCAAGAGCCTACAAGCACGTACATTGTATAAAATATATGCTACGTCTGGCAATCAGGAACTGAATATTTACAACTAATGCTCGATTTCAAATGTCGGCAGTTTCAAACGCCAGCGGATAGCGGCAAGTCTAATGCCAAGAGTTATCACCATGCCGAGCATCATTGCTTGTTGCAGCGGCATGCCAAAAGTATAAAACGCCGTAGCATGCACAATGCCGCCAATGATACAGGCGGTGGCATAGATTTCAGTCCGTAGGATCATTGGGATCTCGCGGGCTAATACATCACGGATAATTCCCCCACCGACACCCGTTATGACACCCATACAGATAGCAACTAAGGGGCTGGCATCGGCAGCAAACGCTTTATTGACCCCGATACCCACGAATACCGCCAGGCCGATAGCATCCAGCACGGGCAATATCCATTTTGGTGTTCGTCGTGGCTGTCGCACCAGCAAAATAGTTGCCAGGCAAGTTACCATCGCGACCACCAAGTCAGTGGGATCTTTTACCCAAAATACGGGGCCATTAGCTAAGGCCATATCGCGTATTGTCCCCCCGCCAACCGCAGTCACGACACCCAAAACTAACACGCCAAAGGGGTCCATGCGCAACTTCCCCGCCAGCAATACACCAGAAATAGCAAATACCGCAGTACCTAAAATATCCAGCCAATAGACCAGCATTAATGTGACTCCGCCACAGAGGATGGAAGACTGGCCATTTGTTGGCACAGTTGTTTAGCGGCCAGCACAATTCGTGGGCCAGCACGATTAAACCAATCCTCATTGAGCGTTATCACCGGTACTGTAAGCTGGGGCTGCCAAAAGGTGTGGATATTATCAGCCTGAGACTTATCACCACTCACCACTATCACCTGTGGTTGGCGTGTCATAACTTGCTCACGACTGACCTGAGGCCATGGCACGCGGCTGCCCGCAAAAATATTTTCCCCACCACAGAGGGAAATAACTTCGCTCTGTAATGTATGTTC comes from Yersinia canariae and encodes:
- a CDS encoding TRIC cation channel family protein, translated to MLVYWLDILGTAVFAISGVLLAGKLRMDPFGVLVLGVVTAVGGGTIRDMALANGPVFWVKDPTDLVVAMVTCLATILLVRQPRRTPKWILPVLDAIGLAVFVGIGVNKAFAADASPLVAICMGVITGVGGGIIRDVLAREIPMILRTEIYATACIIGGIVHATAFYTFGMPLQQAMMLGMVITLGIRLAAIRWRLKLPTFEIEH
- the erpA gene encoding iron-sulfur cluster insertion protein ErpA; the protein is MSDETVLPLQFTEAAAKKVKLLISDEENPNLKLRVYITGGGCSGFQYGFTFDDQINDGDMTIEKQGVELVVDPMSLQYLVGGAVDYTEGLEGSRFIVTNPNAKSTCGCGSSFSI